One genomic region from Streptomyces sp. NBC_00457 encodes:
- a CDS encoding polyprenyl synthetase family protein, which produces MTVVGPFGLSVRDQALEADVQAGLAAVEEGLLEATKSEVPFITEAAQHLVRAGGKRFRPLLVMLSAQFGDPYAPGVVPSAVVVELTHLATLYHDDVMDEAAVRRGVPSANVRWGNSVAVLTGDFLFARASHTLADLGPEAVRVQAEAFERLVTGQILETAGPTDGRDPVEHYLDVLSGKTGSLVAVSCRFGAMMSGADETMIDVLTQYGERLGVAFQLADDVLDIASDSHESGKTPGTDLREGIPTLPVLRLRERAARLGLADDVALCELLDSDLSDDARLAEALAGLRGHPALEQARRDTVRYAEDARAALAPLPECDAKAALLELCDAVVHRAG; this is translated from the coding sequence GTGACCGTCGTCGGGCCGTTCGGGCTGAGCGTGCGGGACCAGGCTCTGGAAGCCGATGTCCAGGCCGGATTGGCGGCTGTCGAGGAAGGGTTGCTCGAAGCCACCAAGAGTGAGGTCCCGTTCATCACCGAGGCCGCGCAGCATCTGGTGCGGGCCGGCGGCAAGCGCTTCCGGCCACTGCTCGTGATGCTCTCCGCGCAGTTCGGGGACCCGTACGCACCGGGGGTCGTGCCGTCCGCCGTGGTCGTCGAGCTGACGCACCTCGCGACGCTGTACCACGACGACGTGATGGACGAGGCGGCCGTACGACGAGGGGTGCCCAGCGCGAACGTCCGCTGGGGCAACTCGGTCGCCGTGCTCACCGGTGACTTCCTCTTCGCGCGCGCCTCGCACACCCTCGCCGATCTCGGTCCGGAGGCGGTGCGGGTGCAGGCGGAGGCGTTCGAGCGGCTGGTGACCGGACAGATCCTGGAGACGGCCGGCCCGACGGACGGCCGGGATCCGGTCGAGCACTACTTGGATGTGCTGAGCGGGAAGACCGGGTCGCTGGTCGCGGTGTCGTGCCGGTTCGGGGCGATGATGTCGGGCGCCGACGAGACGATGATCGACGTGCTGACGCAGTACGGGGAGCGGCTCGGGGTCGCCTTCCAGCTCGCCGACGACGTACTGGACATCGCCTCCGACTCGCACGAGTCCGGGAAGACGCCGGGGACCGATCTGCGCGAGGGGATTCCGACACTTCCGGTGCTGAGGCTGCGGGAGCGGGCGGCCCGCCTGGGGCTGGCCGACGACGTCGCGCTGTGCGAGCTGCTGGACTCCGACCTGAGTGACGACGCGCGGCTCGCAGAGGCGCTCGCGGGCCTGCGCGGGCATCCCGCGCTGGAGCAGGCGCGGCGGGACACGGTGCGGTATGCGGAGGACGCGCGGGCCGCGCTGGCTCCGTTGCCGGAGTGCGATGCGAAGGCGGCGCTGCTGGAGTTGTGCGACGCCGTGGTGCATCGGGCGGGTTGA